From Actinoplanes oblitus, a single genomic window includes:
- the hemW gene encoding radical SAM family heme chaperone HemW, with product MAGALPDGEPVPADGSLPDTATREVGARGFAVYVHVPFCASRCGYCDFNTYTASELGGGASRDEYADTVLKELELAAKVIQPGRVDTVFVGGGTPTLLSATDLGKILEGVDRTWGLAADAEVTTEANPESVDTSSLTALRTAGFTRISLGMQSSAEHVLRVLDRKHTAGRAPRAAEEARKAGFEHVNLDLIYGTPGETADDFARSLRTVVDAGVDHVSAYALIVEDGTRMATRMRRGELPYPSDDVAADRYLAAEEALTAAGFQWYEVSNWAKPGGECRHNLRYWTGADWWGLGPGAHSHVGGVRWWNVKHPSAYANRLNDGVSPGHGRELLSAEDRHVEDVMLRVRLREGIPLDRVDPGGAARALGDGLLEPDAYADGLLVLTLRGRLLADAVIRDLV from the coding sequence ATGGCCGGCGCACTCCCTGATGGCGAACCCGTTCCCGCGGACGGGTCGCTCCCCGACACAGCAACTCGCGAGGTGGGCGCGCGGGGCTTCGCGGTCTACGTCCACGTGCCGTTCTGCGCGAGCCGGTGCGGGTACTGCGACTTCAACACCTACACCGCGAGCGAGCTGGGCGGCGGGGCGAGCCGGGACGAGTACGCGGACACCGTCCTGAAGGAGCTGGAGCTGGCCGCGAAGGTGATCCAGCCCGGCCGGGTGGACACCGTTTTCGTCGGCGGCGGGACACCGACGCTCCTGTCCGCCACCGATCTCGGAAAGATCCTGGAGGGCGTCGACCGCACCTGGGGGCTGGCGGCCGATGCCGAGGTGACCACCGAGGCGAACCCGGAATCGGTGGACACGTCCTCTCTGACGGCGCTGCGGACGGCCGGCTTCACCCGGATCTCGCTGGGCATGCAGTCCTCCGCCGAGCACGTGCTGCGGGTGCTGGACCGCAAGCACACCGCCGGCCGCGCACCCCGGGCCGCCGAGGAGGCCCGGAAAGCCGGCTTCGAGCACGTCAACCTGGATCTGATCTACGGCACGCCGGGCGAGACCGCGGACGACTTCGCCCGCTCGCTGCGGACCGTCGTCGACGCCGGGGTGGACCACGTCAGCGCCTACGCCCTGATCGTCGAGGACGGCACCCGGATGGCCACCCGGATGCGCCGGGGTGAGCTGCCCTACCCCTCCGACGACGTGGCCGCCGACCGCTACCTGGCCGCCGAGGAGGCGCTCACCGCCGCCGGCTTCCAGTGGTACGAGGTGTCCAACTGGGCGAAACCCGGCGGCGAGTGCCGGCACAACCTGCGGTATTGGACCGGCGCCGACTGGTGGGGGCTGGGACCCGGGGCGCACAGCCACGTCGGCGGGGTGCGCTGGTGGAACGTGAAGCATCCGTCGGCGTACGCAAATCGTCTGAATGATGGGGTTTCCCCCGGTCACGGTCGTGAGCTGCTCAGTGCTGAGGACCGGCACGTCGAGGACGTGATGCTGCGGGTCCGGCTGCGCGAGGGGATCCCGCTGGACCGGGTGGACCCGGGCGGCGCGGCCCGGGCCCTCGGCGACGGGCTGCTGGAGCCGGACGCGTACGCCGATGGTCTGCTGGTTCTGACCTTGCGCGGCCGGCTGCTGGCCGACGCGGTGATCCGCGACCTGGTCTGA
- a CDS encoding enoyl-CoA hydratase-related protein: MDLVGTVTVAGVTTLTLDSPANRNALSRALITELLTALGAAAADPAVRVVVLSHTGPVFCSGADLKETAATRPGERLPVELMADLLAALWEFPKPVVARIAGPARAGGLGLIGAADIAVCARSATFAFTEVRLGVIPAVISATVLPRLAPRAAAELYLTGDVFDGARAAEIGLVTAAVADEELDRAVADYCASLIKGGPLALAGTKQLLRRTRSESIRTELADLSDRSAGYFTSAEGREGVAARREKRDPNWVPAQSR; this comes from the coding sequence ATGGATCTGGTCGGTACCGTCACCGTCGCCGGGGTGACCACTCTCACGCTGGACAGCCCCGCGAACCGCAACGCCCTCTCCCGCGCCCTGATCACCGAGCTGCTCACCGCGCTCGGCGCCGCGGCCGCCGACCCGGCGGTCCGGGTGGTGGTGCTCTCGCACACCGGCCCGGTCTTCTGCTCCGGCGCCGACCTGAAGGAGACCGCCGCGACCCGGCCGGGCGAGCGCCTGCCGGTGGAGCTGATGGCCGACCTGCTCGCCGCGCTCTGGGAGTTCCCGAAACCGGTGGTGGCCCGGATCGCCGGGCCGGCCCGGGCCGGTGGCCTGGGACTGATCGGCGCCGCCGACATCGCGGTCTGCGCCCGGTCGGCCACCTTCGCGTTCACCGAGGTCCGGCTCGGGGTGATCCCCGCGGTGATCAGTGCCACCGTGCTGCCCCGGCTGGCGCCGCGGGCGGCGGCCGAGCTCTACCTGACCGGCGACGTCTTCGACGGCGCCCGGGCCGCCGAGATCGGGCTGGTCACCGCCGCCGTCGCGGACGAGGAGCTGGACCGGGCGGTGGCGGACTACTGCGCGTCGCTGATCAAGGGTGGCCCGCTGGCACTGGCCGGCACCAAGCAGCTGCTGCGGCGTACCAGGTCGGAGTCCATCCGCACCGAACTGGCCGACCTCAGTGACCGATCGGCGGGATACTTCACCTCCGCCGAGGGCCGCGAGGGCGTGGCCGCCCGCCGGGAGAAACGCGATCCGAATTGGGTTCCGGCGCAG
- the hrcA gene encoding heat-inducible transcriptional repressor HrcA translates to MSLDDRKLEVLRAIVEDYVKTREPVGSKALVERHQLGVSSATVRNDMAVLEEEGYIRQPHTSAGRVPTDAGYRLFVDRLTRIKPLSPAERRAIERFMIGVVDLDDVVHRTVRLLAQLTRQVAVVQYPSLSRSTVRHLELVPISTTRLMLVMITDTGRVEQRLVEMPGPVPDGEVWDLRRRVNEKLAGQKLADTPPLVQKLVDECVPGSRGNMACLATVLLETLVERSEERLALAGTANLTRGGVLDFQGTLRPVLEALEEEVILLKLIGDLEPSTTRVRIGDENEIDNLRSASVVSTGYGPGATIVGGLGVLGPTRMDYPGTIATVRAVARYVGDLLAQN, encoded by the coding sequence ATGAGTCTGGATGACCGCAAGCTCGAGGTGCTGCGGGCGATCGTCGAGGATTATGTGAAAACTCGCGAGCCGGTCGGCAGCAAGGCGCTGGTCGAGCGCCACCAGCTCGGCGTCTCCTCGGCCACGGTGCGCAACGACATGGCCGTCCTCGAGGAGGAGGGCTACATCCGGCAGCCGCACACCAGCGCCGGCCGGGTGCCCACCGACGCCGGTTACCGGCTCTTCGTCGACCGGCTCACCCGGATCAAGCCGCTCAGCCCGGCCGAGCGCCGCGCCATCGAGCGCTTCATGATCGGCGTGGTCGACCTCGACGATGTGGTGCATCGCACGGTCCGCCTGCTCGCCCAGCTGACCCGCCAGGTCGCGGTGGTGCAGTATCCGAGCCTGTCCCGCTCCACCGTGCGGCACCTGGAGCTGGTCCCGATCTCCACCACCCGGCTGATGCTCGTGATGATCACCGACACCGGCCGGGTCGAGCAGCGCCTGGTCGAGATGCCCGGCCCGGTCCCCGACGGCGAGGTGTGGGACCTGCGCCGCCGGGTGAACGAGAAATTGGCCGGTCAGAAATTGGCAGACACCCCGCCCCTGGTGCAGAAACTCGTCGACGAGTGCGTGCCCGGGAGCCGGGGGAACATGGCGTGCCTGGCCACCGTTCTGCTGGAGACGCTGGTCGAGCGGAGTGAGGAGCGCCTCGCGCTCGCCGGGACGGCCAACCTCACCCGCGGCGGTGTGTTGGACTTTCAGGGCACGCTGCGTCCCGTACTCGAAGCGCTCGAGGAGGAGGTCATCCTCCTCAAGCTGATCGGCGACCTGGAGCCGAGCACCACCCGGGTCCGGATCGGCGACGAGAACGAGATCGACAACCTCCGGTCGGCATCCGTGGTCAGCACGGGTTACGGACCGGGTGCGACGATCGTTGGTGGGCTCGGCGTGCTGGGGCCGACAAGGATGGACTACCCCGGCACCATCGCTACTGTTCGTGCAGTGGCACGCTACGTTGGCGACCTGTTGGCACAGAATTGA
- a CDS encoding DUF4870 domain-containing protein — translation MTEPPRPPGDGYPTSPGSPYTPPPGGYQPGYPALGSEDRAWILVAHLGGAAGAFVGGGCAGWVAPLISLLARGDRSPAVRAESISALNFQVLWSIIALIGYATICFGIGVAITVLAWLAGTIFGVIAGIKAANNEPYRYPMSGRFLR, via the coding sequence ATGACGGAGCCGCCTCGACCGCCAGGTGACGGGTACCCTACGTCCCCCGGATCCCCTTACACTCCCCCGCCGGGCGGATACCAGCCCGGCTATCCGGCCCTCGGCTCGGAGGATCGCGCCTGGATCCTGGTCGCCCACCTGGGCGGCGCGGCCGGCGCGTTCGTCGGCGGCGGGTGCGCCGGTTGGGTGGCGCCGTTGATCTCGCTGCTGGCTCGCGGTGACCGATCGCCGGCCGTGCGCGCCGAGTCGATCAGCGCGCTGAACTTCCAGGTGCTCTGGTCGATCATCGCGCTGATCGGGTACGCCACCATCTGCTTCGGTATCGGGGTGGCGATCACCGTGCTCGCCTGGCTGGCCGGCACGATCTTCGGGGTGATCGCCGGGATCAAGGCCGCCAACAACGAGCCCTACCGCTATCCGATGAGCGGCAGGTTCCTGCGGTAA
- the dnaJ gene encoding molecular chaperone DnaJ, which translates to MAKDYYGILGVSREATDDEIKRAYRKLARQYHPDVNPDPEAHEKFKDINAAYEVLSDDQKRQIVDLGGDPLAPGGGAPGGGPGGAGPFVGFQDIMDAFFGTAAGGGSRGPRPRTRPGADAILRLELDLVETAFGVEAPITVDTAVLCTQCSGAGTASGTHLATCEVCGGRGEVQSVQRTFLGQVVSSRPCANCQGHGTIIPTPCPTCAGDGRIRTRRSLTVKIPAGVEDGMRIRLAQQGEVGPGGGTAGDLYVEIHERPHDVYSRKGDDLHCRVTLPMTAAALGTRMTIKTLDGEENIEVKAGTQPASTLRIRGKGVPHLRGQGRGDLFVHLDVKTPTKLTADQERMLRDFAKTRGEDIAELSKQGGFFSRMRDAFNGH; encoded by the coding sequence GTGGCCAAGGACTACTACGGAATTCTCGGCGTGAGCCGGGAAGCCACCGACGACGAGATCAAGCGCGCCTACCGCAAACTGGCTCGGCAGTACCACCCGGACGTCAACCCCGATCCGGAGGCGCACGAGAAGTTCAAGGACATCAACGCGGCGTACGAGGTTCTCTCCGACGACCAGAAGCGGCAGATCGTCGACCTCGGCGGTGACCCGCTGGCGCCCGGCGGCGGCGCGCCCGGCGGCGGTCCCGGCGGGGCCGGCCCGTTCGTCGGCTTCCAGGACATCATGGATGCCTTCTTCGGCACCGCGGCCGGTGGCGGCTCGCGCGGGCCGCGGCCGCGCACCCGTCCCGGCGCCGACGCCATCCTGCGTCTCGAGCTCGACCTGGTGGAGACCGCGTTCGGTGTCGAGGCGCCGATCACCGTGGACACCGCGGTGCTCTGCACCCAGTGCTCCGGCGCCGGCACCGCGTCCGGCACCCACCTGGCCACCTGCGAGGTCTGCGGCGGCCGCGGCGAGGTGCAGTCGGTGCAGCGCACCTTCCTCGGCCAGGTCGTCTCGTCCCGCCCCTGCGCGAACTGCCAGGGACACGGCACGATCATCCCGACCCCGTGCCCGACCTGCGCCGGCGACGGCCGGATCCGCACCCGCCGCTCGCTGACCGTGAAGATCCCGGCCGGCGTCGAGGACGGCATGCGCATCCGCCTGGCCCAGCAGGGCGAGGTCGGCCCCGGCGGTGGCACCGCCGGTGACCTCTACGTCGAGATCCACGAGCGCCCGCACGACGTCTACTCGCGCAAGGGCGACGACCTGCACTGCCGGGTCACGCTGCCGATGACGGCCGCCGCGCTCGGCACCAGGATGACCATCAAGACCCTCGACGGCGAGGAGAACATCGAGGTCAAAGCGGGGACGCAGCCGGCCAGCACGCTGCGGATCCGGGGCAAGGGGGTGCCGCACCTGCGTGGTCAGGGCCGCGGTGATCTCTTCGTCCACCTGGACGTCAAGACGCCGACCAAGCTGACCGCG